Proteins from a single region of Streptomyces sp. Tu 3180:
- a CDS encoding spermidine/putrescine ABC transporter substrate-binding protein, whose protein sequence is MEQYEPDRLSAAQLAAVRRSFRSGRAALTRRSLLRASAGGALAAGGFGALSGCGIPAAGNTRGGVPAEDHSKKEKTVSFSNWTEYMDVDESGRRHPTLEAFTERTGITVKYTEDINDNTEFFGKIKPQLAAGQDTGRDIIVLTDWLAARLIRLGWVQKLDPANLPNAFTNLSAQFRNPDWDPGRAYSYPWQGISTVIAYNKKALDGVEVRTLSDLLDNPKLKGRVGLLTEMRDTVGMTLLDMDKDPAKFAADDYDAAVARLQRAVDKGQVRRFTGNDYTADLAKGDFAACLAWAGDVVQLKADNPDIDFLIPDSGYMTSSDAMLIPNKARHKTNAERLIDYYFEPKPAAELAAYINFVCPVDGVKDELAKIDEDAANNPLILPDKAMQAKSRAFRSLSSKEETEFEEKFAKLTGA, encoded by the coding sequence ATGGAGCAGTACGAGCCCGACCGCCTCTCCGCGGCCCAACTGGCCGCCGTGCGGCGCAGTTTCCGCAGCGGCAGGGCGGCGCTGACCCGCCGTTCCCTGCTGCGCGCCTCCGCGGGCGGGGCGCTCGCGGCCGGCGGATTCGGCGCGCTGAGCGGCTGCGGCATCCCCGCGGCCGGCAACACCCGGGGCGGCGTCCCGGCGGAGGACCACTCGAAGAAGGAGAAGACCGTCAGCTTCTCCAACTGGACCGAGTACATGGACGTCGACGAGAGCGGGCGCAGGCACCCCACCCTGGAGGCGTTCACCGAACGCACCGGCATCACGGTCAAGTACACCGAGGACATCAACGACAACACCGAGTTCTTCGGCAAGATCAAGCCGCAGCTCGCCGCCGGCCAGGACACCGGCCGCGACATCATCGTCCTCACCGACTGGCTGGCCGCCCGGCTGATCCGCCTGGGCTGGGTGCAGAAGCTGGACCCGGCCAACCTGCCGAACGCCTTCACCAACCTCTCCGCCCAGTTCCGCAACCCCGACTGGGACCCGGGCCGCGCCTACTCCTACCCCTGGCAGGGCATCTCCACCGTCATCGCCTACAACAAGAAGGCGCTCGACGGCGTCGAGGTGCGGACCCTCTCCGACCTGCTGGACAACCCGAAGCTCAAGGGCCGCGTCGGTCTGCTCACCGAGATGCGCGACACCGTCGGCATGACCCTGCTCGACATGGACAAGGACCCGGCGAAGTTCGCCGCCGACGACTACGACGCGGCGGTCGCCCGCCTGCAGAGGGCCGTCGACAAGGGGCAGGTCCGCCGCTTCACCGGCAACGACTACACCGCCGACCTCGCCAAGGGCGACTTCGCCGCCTGTCTCGCCTGGGCCGGGGACGTCGTCCAGCTCAAGGCGGACAACCCGGACATCGACTTCCTGATCCCCGACAGCGGCTACATGACGTCCAGCGACGCCATGCTGATCCCCAACAAGGCCCGCCACAAGACGAACGCCGAGCGGCTGATCGACTACTACTTCGAGCCGAAACCGGCCGCCGAGCTCGCCGCCTACATCAACTTCGTCTGTCCCGTCGACGGAGTGAAGGACGAGCTCGCGAAGATCGACGAGGACGCGGCGAACAACCCGCTGATCCTGCCCGACAAGGCCATGCAGGCCAAGTCCCGTGCCTTCCGCTCCCTGAGCTCCAAGGAAGAGACGGAATTCGAAGAGAAGTTCGCGAAGCTCACTGGGGCGTGA
- a CDS encoding ABC transporter ATP-binding protein: protein MKTTKDTTTAGNGGGDVRLTGISKTYGSFTAVHPLDLTVPEGSFFALLGASGCGKTTTLRMIAGLEEPTAGTVHLGDQDVTALPPYKRPVNTVFQSYALFPHLDIFENVAFGLRRRGIKSVKKQVEEMLELVQLGEQARKKPHQLSGGQQQRVAVARALINHPRVLLLDEPLGALDLKLRRQMQLELKRIQTEVGITFVHVTHDQEEAMTMADTVAVMNAGRVEQLGSPTDLYENPRTTFVANFLGTSNFIEAEVDTRSGDEIVLKAGGGKLVLPEARNSAPVTTGGKVLVGVRPEKISLTHADDAGGIPEGRNRITGRITGAGFIGVSTQFVVDSPVCSDFEVYAQNIDRDARLVPGAEVVLHWNPAHTFGLDAAQDIDAGVETVEEEVA, encoded by the coding sequence ATGAAGACGACCAAAGACACCACCACGGCCGGCAACGGCGGCGGGGACGTCCGCCTCACCGGGATCAGCAAGACGTACGGCTCCTTCACCGCCGTGCACCCCCTCGACCTGACCGTGCCGGAGGGCTCCTTCTTCGCCCTGCTCGGCGCCTCCGGCTGCGGCAAGACCACCACCCTGCGGATGATCGCCGGCCTGGAGGAGCCCACCGCGGGCACCGTCCACCTCGGCGACCAGGACGTCACCGCGCTGCCGCCGTACAAGCGGCCGGTGAACACGGTCTTCCAGTCCTACGCCCTCTTCCCGCACCTCGACATCTTCGAGAACGTCGCCTTCGGTCTGCGCCGGCGCGGCATCAAGAGCGTGAAGAAGCAGGTCGAGGAGATGCTGGAGCTGGTCCAGCTCGGCGAGCAGGCCCGCAAGAAGCCGCACCAGCTCTCCGGCGGCCAGCAGCAGCGCGTCGCGGTGGCCCGCGCGCTCATCAACCACCCCAGGGTGCTGCTGCTCGACGAGCCGCTCGGCGCCCTCGACCTGAAGCTGCGCCGCCAGATGCAGCTGGAGCTCAAGCGCATCCAGACCGAGGTCGGCATCACCTTCGTGCACGTCACGCACGACCAGGAGGAGGCCATGACCATGGCCGACACGGTCGCCGTGATGAACGCCGGCCGGGTCGAGCAGCTCGGCTCGCCCACCGACCTGTACGAGAACCCGCGCACCACCTTCGTCGCCAACTTCCTCGGCACCTCCAACTTCATCGAGGCCGAGGTCGACACCAGGTCCGGCGACGAGATCGTCCTCAAGGCGGGCGGCGGCAAGCTGGTCCTGCCCGAGGCCCGCAACAGCGCCCCCGTGACGACCGGCGGCAAGGTGCTGGTCGGCGTGCGCCCGGAGAAGATCTCCCTCACCCACGCCGACGACGCCGGCGGGATACCCGAGGGCCGCAACCGGATCACCGGCCGCATCACCGGCGCCGGCTTCATCGGCGTCTCCACGCAGTTCGTCGTCGACAGCCCGGTCTGCTCCGACTTCGAGGTCTACGCCCAGAACATCGACCGCGACGCCCGGCTGGTGCCCGGCGCCGAGGTGGTCCTGCACTGGAACCCGGCGCACACCTTCGGCCTGGACGCGGCCCAGGACATCGACGCCGGGGTGGAGACCGTCGAGGAGGAGGTCGCCTGA
- a CDS encoding ABC transporter permease, whose amino-acid sequence MATVTEAPPLAPAPEGKPPRRRGRWTPYLLLLPGLLWLVVFFALPVIYQASTSVQTGSLEEGYEVTWHFATYWDALSEYWPQFVRSVLYAASATVLCLLLGYPLAYLIAFRAGRWRNLIMILVIAPFFTSFLIRTLAWKTILADGGPVVGALDALHVLDVTAWLGWTAGDRVLATPLAVVCGLTYNFLPFMVLPLYTSLERIDPRLHEAANDLYARPSTTFRKVTFPLSMPGVVSGTLLTFIPATGDYVNADLLGSTDTRMVGNVIQSQFLRILDYPTAAALSFILMAAILIMVTLYIRKSGTEDLV is encoded by the coding sequence ATGGCCACGGTCACCGAGGCGCCACCCCTGGCGCCCGCCCCGGAGGGGAAACCGCCGCGCAGACGCGGCCGCTGGACGCCGTACCTGCTCCTGCTGCCCGGTCTGCTGTGGCTGGTGGTGTTCTTCGCGCTGCCGGTGATCTACCAGGCCTCCACGTCCGTGCAGACGGGCTCCCTGGAGGAGGGCTACGAGGTCACCTGGCACTTCGCCACCTACTGGGACGCGCTGTCCGAGTACTGGCCGCAGTTCGTCCGCTCGGTCCTCTACGCCGCCTCCGCGACGGTGCTGTGCCTGCTGCTCGGCTACCCGCTGGCCTACCTGATCGCCTTCCGGGCGGGACGCTGGCGGAACCTGATCATGATCCTGGTGATCGCGCCGTTCTTCACCAGCTTCCTGATCCGCACGCTGGCCTGGAAGACGATCCTCGCCGACGGCGGACCGGTGGTCGGCGCCCTGGACGCCCTGCACGTCCTGGACGTCACGGCCTGGCTCGGCTGGACCGCCGGCGACCGGGTGCTCGCCACCCCGCTCGCGGTGGTCTGCGGCCTGACGTACAACTTCCTGCCGTTCATGGTCCTGCCGCTCTACACCTCGCTGGAGCGCATCGACCCCCGGCTGCACGAGGCGGCGAACGACCTGTACGCCAGGCCGTCGACGACCTTCCGCAAGGTCACCTTCCCGCTGTCGATGCCGGGCGTGGTCTCCGGCACGCTGCTGACCTTCATCCCCGCCACCGGCGACTACGTCAACGCGGACCTGCTCGGCTCCACCGACACCCGCATGGTCGGCAACGTGATCCAGTCGCAGTTCCTGCGGATCCTCGACTACCCGACGGCCGCGGCGCTCTCGTTCATCCTGATGGCCGCCATCCTCATCATGGTCACGCTCTACATCCGCAAGTCCGGGACGGAGGACCTGGTTTAA
- a CDS encoding ABC transporter permease yields the protein MAFVNWLKRHLVVIAGLLTLGYLLLPNVVVTVFSFNNPKGRFNYEWQEFSTEAWRDPCGVSGLCGSLTLSLQIALWAMLGATLLGTMIAFALVRYRFRARSAVNSLIFLPMAMPEVVMAASLLTLFLNMGAQLGFWTILIAHIMFCLSFVVVAVKARVMSMDPRLEQAAQDLYAGPFQTFVRVTLPIAAPGIAAGALLAFALSFDDFIITNFNAGSTVTFPMFVWGSAQRGTPVQINVIGTAMFVIAVLLVLVSMAVGRRRNRQKA from the coding sequence ATGGCCTTCGTCAACTGGCTCAAGCGCCATCTCGTCGTCATCGCGGGACTGCTGACCCTCGGGTACCTCCTCCTGCCGAACGTCGTCGTCACCGTGTTCTCCTTCAACAACCCGAAGGGGCGCTTCAACTACGAGTGGCAGGAGTTCTCCACCGAGGCGTGGCGGGATCCCTGCGGGGTCTCCGGGCTGTGCGGCTCGCTGACGCTCAGCCTCCAGATCGCGCTGTGGGCGATGCTCGGCGCCACCCTGCTCGGCACGATGATCGCCTTCGCGCTGGTCCGCTACCGCTTCCGCGCCCGCTCCGCCGTGAACTCGCTGATCTTCCTGCCGATGGCGATGCCCGAGGTGGTCATGGCGGCCTCGCTGCTCACCCTGTTCCTCAACATGGGCGCGCAGCTCGGCTTCTGGACGATCCTGATCGCCCACATCATGTTCTGCCTCAGCTTCGTCGTGGTCGCCGTGAAGGCGCGCGTGATGTCGATGGACCCGAGGCTGGAGCAGGCCGCGCAGGACCTCTACGCCGGCCCGTTCCAGACGTTCGTCCGGGTCACGCTGCCGATCGCCGCCCCCGGGATCGCGGCGGGCGCGCTGCTCGCCTTCGCGCTCTCCTTCGACGATTTCATCATCACCAACTTCAACGCCGGCTCGACCGTCACCTTCCCGATGTTCGTCTGGGGTTCCGCGCAGCGCGGAACCCCCGTGCAGATCAACGTCATCGGTACGGCCATGTTCGTCATCGCCGTTCTCCTGGTGCTGGTCTCCATGGCCGTCGGCAGGCGCCGCAACCGGCAGAAGGCATAG
- a CDS encoding FAD-dependent oxidoreductase encodes MAPSAMSRWTKSLSEARPVSYWLDDPGRPGPEPALTGPETCDLLVVGGGYSGLWTALTAKERDPGRDVVLVEGREVGWAASGRNGGFCAASLTHGLPNGLSRWPEEIHKLQELGARNLDAIEEAVARHSIDCDFERTGEIDVATEPYQARELRDWYEEIRARGLADGIEYLDAGAVREQVDSPTFRAGLYDRRGVAMLHPARLAWGLKRACRELGVRVYEHTPALTLKPYGAGMAVRTPYGRVRARAVALGTNVFPSLVRRVRPYTVPVYDYALMTEPLTAGQLASIGWRNRQGLGDSANQFHYFRLSADHRILWGGYDAVYPYGGRVRAEYDDRPETYAKLAGHFFTCFPQLEGVRFTHAWGGAIDTCSRFSAFFGTAHAGKVAYAAGYTGLGVGATRFGAEVMLDLLAGERTERTELEMVRTKPLPFPPEPFAWTGIALTKWSLARADAHGGRRNLWLRTMDRLGLGFDS; translated from the coding sequence ATGGCCCCGAGCGCCATGAGCCGCTGGACGAAATCCCTCTCCGAAGCCCGGCCGGTGTCCTACTGGCTGGACGACCCCGGCAGGCCCGGCCCCGAACCCGCCCTCACCGGCCCCGAGACCTGCGACCTGCTGGTCGTCGGCGGCGGCTACAGCGGGCTGTGGACCGCGCTGACCGCGAAGGAACGCGACCCCGGGCGGGACGTGGTGCTGGTGGAGGGCCGCGAGGTGGGCTGGGCCGCCTCGGGCCGCAACGGCGGGTTCTGCGCCGCCTCCCTCACCCACGGCCTGCCCAACGGACTCAGCCGCTGGCCGGAGGAGATCCACAAGCTCCAGGAGCTGGGCGCCCGCAACCTCGACGCCATCGAGGAGGCGGTCGCCCGCCACTCCATCGACTGCGACTTCGAACGCACCGGCGAGATCGACGTCGCCACCGAGCCGTACCAGGCCCGGGAACTCAGGGACTGGTACGAGGAGATCCGCGCCAGGGGCCTCGCCGACGGCATCGAGTACCTGGACGCCGGGGCCGTACGGGAACAGGTGGACTCCCCGACCTTCCGGGCGGGCCTGTACGACCGCCGGGGCGTGGCGATGCTCCACCCGGCCAGACTCGCCTGGGGCCTGAAGCGGGCCTGCCGCGAACTCGGGGTGCGCGTGTACGAGCACACCCCCGCCCTCACCCTGAAGCCGTACGGCGCCGGCATGGCCGTGCGCACCCCGTACGGACGGGTCCGCGCCCGCGCGGTCGCCCTCGGCACCAACGTCTTCCCCAGCCTGGTCAGACGGGTCCGCCCCTACACCGTCCCGGTCTACGACTACGCCCTGATGACCGAACCGCTGACGGCCGGGCAGCTGGCGTCGATCGGCTGGCGGAACCGCCAGGGCCTCGGGGACAGCGCCAACCAGTTCCACTACTTCCGGCTCTCCGCCGACCACCGCATCCTGTGGGGCGGCTACGACGCCGTCTATCCGTACGGCGGCCGGGTGCGCGCGGAGTACGACGACCGGCCGGAGACCTACGCCAAGCTCGCCGGGCACTTCTTCACCTGCTTCCCGCAGCTGGAGGGCGTGCGCTTCACCCACGCCTGGGGCGGCGCGATCGACACCTGCTCCCGCTTCTCGGCGTTCTTCGGCACGGCGCACGCGGGGAAGGTGGCGTACGCGGCGGGCTACACGGGGCTCGGCGTGGGCGCCACCCGCTTCGGCGCCGAGGTGATGCTGGACCTGCTGGCGGGGGAGCGGACCGAGCGCACGGAGCTGGAGATGGTCCGCACGAAGCCGCTGCCGTTCCCGCCGGAGCCCTTCGCCTGGACCGGGATCGCCCTCACCAAGTGGTCACTGGCCCGCGCCGACGCGCACGGCGGGCGCCGCAACCTGTGGCTGCGGACGATGGACCGGCTGGGCCTCGGCTTCGACAGCTGA
- a CDS encoding phosphatase PAP2 family protein, translating to MVLLGPPLLLFALITWQVVDDGPLVGLDERLSRALVRPDRASELLADLGNVQVAVPVLAVALAYVAWHGRAGGRDHWWLPPAAGGAAMVLVPALVVPLKEWTDRPGTPAVPPAVGYYPSGHTATAVVAYGAATLLLLPLLRSAAVRRAFVLLCSALVLGASFGLVRRGYHWPLDVAASWCLGAALLIGLWLLVGRTGVLVPADGRSPRPPRR from the coding sequence ATGGTGTTGCTCGGACCGCCCCTCCTCCTCTTCGCGCTGATCACCTGGCAGGTCGTCGACGACGGTCCGCTGGTGGGCCTCGACGAGCGGCTGAGCAGGGCCCTGGTCCGTCCGGACCGGGCCTCCGAACTGCTCGCCGACCTCGGCAACGTGCAGGTGGCCGTGCCCGTCCTGGCGGTCGCGCTGGCGTACGTCGCCTGGCACGGGCGTGCCGGAGGCCGGGACCACTGGTGGCTGCCGCCCGCCGCCGGGGGCGCGGCGATGGTCCTGGTGCCGGCGCTGGTCGTGCCCCTGAAGGAGTGGACCGACCGCCCCGGCACCCCGGCCGTGCCCCCGGCGGTCGGCTACTACCCCTCCGGCCACACCGCGACCGCCGTCGTGGCGTACGGCGCGGCGACGTTGCTCCTCCTCCCGCTGCTGCGCTCGGCGGCGGTGCGTCGCGCGTTCGTCCTGCTCTGCTCCGCCCTCGTCCTGGGCGCCTCCTTCGGGCTGGTGCGCCGGGGCTACCACTGGCCGCTGGACGTGGCGGCCAGCTGGTGCCTCGGGGCGGCACTGCTGATCGGTCTGTGGCTGCTGGTCGGCCGAACCGGCGTCCTCGTCCCCGCGGACGGGAGGAGTCCCCGTCCGCCGCGCCGGTGA
- the gabT gene encoding 4-aminobutyrate--2-oxoglutarate transaminase: protein MTALPQERRVVTAIPGPKSQELQARRTAAVAQGVGSVLPVFTARAGGGIIEDVDGNRLIDFGSGIAVTSVGASAEAVVRRASAQLADFTHTCFMVTPYEGYVAVAEALAELTPGDHAKKSALFNSGAEAVENAVKIARAYTRRQAVVVFDHGYHGRTNLTMALTAKNMPYKHGFGPFAPEVYRVPVAYGYRWPTGPENAGPEAAAQAIDQISKQVGAENVAAIIIEPVLGEGGFIEPAKGFLPAISEFARDNGIVFVADEIQSGFCRTGQWFACEDEGIVPDLITTAKGIAGGLPLAAVTGRAEIMDAAHAGGLGGTYGGNPVACAGALGAIETMKELDLNARAKNIEAVMKSRLTAMAEKFDVIGDVRGRGAMIAIELVKDRATKEPNPEATAALAKACHQEGLLVLTCGTYGNVLRFLPPLVIGEDLLNEGLDIIEQAFARI, encoded by the coding sequence ATGACCGCACTTCCGCAGGAGCGCCGCGTCGTCACCGCCATCCCCGGCCCGAAGTCGCAGGAGCTGCAGGCCCGCCGTACCGCCGCGGTCGCCCAGGGCGTGGGCTCCGTGCTGCCCGTGTTCACCGCCCGGGCCGGCGGCGGGATCATCGAGGACGTCGACGGCAACCGGCTGATCGACTTCGGTTCGGGCATCGCCGTGACCTCCGTCGGCGCCTCCGCCGAGGCCGTCGTCCGCCGCGCCTCCGCCCAGCTCGCCGACTTCACGCACACCTGCTTCATGGTCACGCCGTACGAGGGGTACGTGGCCGTCGCCGAGGCGCTCGCCGAGCTGACGCCGGGCGACCACGCCAAGAAGTCCGCGCTGTTCAACAGCGGCGCCGAGGCCGTCGAGAACGCCGTCAAGATCGCGCGCGCCTACACCAGGCGGCAGGCGGTCGTCGTGTTCGACCACGGCTACCACGGCCGCACCAACCTCACCATGGCGCTGACCGCGAAGAACATGCCGTACAAGCACGGCTTCGGCCCGTTCGCGCCCGAGGTGTACCGCGTCCCCGTCGCCTACGGCTACCGCTGGCCGACCGGCCCGGAGAACGCGGGCCCCGAGGCCGCCGCGCAGGCCATCGACCAGATCTCCAAGCAGGTCGGGGCCGAGAACGTGGCCGCGATCATCATCGAGCCGGTGCTCGGCGAGGGCGGCTTCATCGAGCCGGCCAAGGGCTTCCTGCCCGCGATCAGCGAGTTCGCCCGGGACAACGGGATCGTCTTCGTCGCCGACGAGATCCAGTCCGGCTTCTGCCGCACCGGCCAGTGGTTCGCCTGCGAGGACGAGGGCATCGTCCCGGACCTGATCACGACCGCCAAGGGCATCGCCGGCGGTCTGCCGCTGGCCGCCGTCACCGGCCGCGCGGAGATCATGGACGCCGCGCACGCGGGCGGTCTGGGCGGCACCTACGGCGGCAACCCGGTGGCCTGCGCGGGCGCGCTCGGTGCCATCGAGACGATGAAGGAGCTGGACCTCAACGCCAGGGCGAAGAACATCGAGGCGGTCATGAAGTCCCGCCTCACCGCCATGGCGGAGAAGTTCGACGTCATCGGCGACGTCCGCGGCCGTGGCGCGATGATCGCGATCGAGCTGGTCAAGGACCGCGCGACCAAGGAGCCGAACCCGGAGGCGACCGCCGCGCTGGCCAAGGCCTGCCACCAGGAGGGCCTGCTGGTCCTGACCTGTGGCACCTACGGCAACGTGCTGCGCTTCCTGCCCCCGCTGGTCATCGGCGAGGACCTGCTGAACGAGGGCCTGGACATCATCGAGCAGGCGTTCGCGCGCATCTGA
- a CDS encoding ATP/GTP-binding protein: MDSDGTRDTRGTQADPVPPAVPPRPSRAPDAPFVPGQVPRTASTVAAWLDTARPAARPGIWRYGYRPPKRTQERLAPVTVAGMLVPLALAAVVWSLWRRGVTSYQFAPLRMFTPDDWWWGGTVVSPKVFEGRAVPSPGAEALVVYEGVSFAVLVLAVAVLGSWRAIVRHYVGRRPQPARALIAALLALFALSLVFPDAFPGAGWSAVPVVDPLLSLTVLVSGSYEPMTSPSFTNTLYAVVTLLVVWPFARLGAWWPYAKERLTARRAGTAPGTPAPVRPRSQWPALRDAGQHEAAELLTAEVTGDRMNDVDCTRIEHAFAAARRGATLDAFRDTVLRQGGAAWTHPSGARDLPRRTARHDLLAGQVRIGRWVAAERAPQPYQGAGAALGPEVLGTSLLAVGPSGSGKTRALVEPVTEALALQALAGRCAVVAVSAPGSPLGADDAFDVIVRIGDPSSVHDLDPYAESDDPDEAAAILAEALVGDLDTVGAQGAATALAQLLGPFRAVHGRFPSLPELRELLEGEERTLAPLREALTARGNDVMRRELEARARQTGTPGDAGRALADRLALLNRPVFADFLGGGGPGRPFSLRAVAHHPLRVRIDLPERGHEEAGRLIARLVLAQFHAVVREGRRAHFACLVLDDATGTVTAESVRRIQRLRSQNAGVLLALRSIGDVPEALHGPLYGAVGCRMAFCGVTTWDGSRFAQAWGTEWVETTEVARHTVFADQPMTRAFHALRKLVTGKAVTTDAVTVRQVERERWSASELAHAVPPGHAVLSLTTVEGEHAPPLLVDLRD; encoded by the coding sequence ATGGACAGCGACGGAACCCGGGACACGCGGGGTACGCAGGCGGATCCCGTGCCGCCCGCGGTGCCGCCTCGGCCGAGTCGGGCACCGGACGCGCCCTTCGTGCCCGGACAGGTCCCCCGGACCGCGTCCACCGTCGCCGCCTGGCTCGACACGGCGCGGCCGGCCGCCCGGCCCGGGATCTGGCGGTACGGCTACCGCCCGCCGAAGCGGACGCAGGAAAGGCTCGCTCCGGTGACGGTCGCCGGCATGCTGGTCCCGCTCGCCCTGGCGGCCGTGGTGTGGTCGCTGTGGCGGCGCGGCGTCACCTCGTACCAGTTCGCCCCCTTGCGGATGTTCACGCCGGACGACTGGTGGTGGGGCGGCACGGTGGTCTCGCCCAAGGTGTTCGAGGGGCGGGCGGTGCCGTCCCCGGGGGCGGAGGCCCTGGTGGTCTACGAAGGCGTCTCCTTCGCCGTGCTGGTCCTCGCGGTGGCCGTGCTCGGCAGCTGGCGCGCCATCGTCCGCCACTACGTGGGCCGCAGGCCCCAGCCGGCACGCGCCCTGATCGCGGCCCTCCTCGCCCTGTTCGCCCTCAGCCTCGTCTTCCCCGACGCCTTCCCCGGCGCGGGATGGTCCGCGGTGCCGGTCGTCGATCCGCTGCTCTCCCTGACCGTGCTGGTCTCCGGCAGCTACGAGCCGATGACCTCCCCCTCCTTCACCAACACGCTGTACGCGGTCGTCACGCTGCTCGTGGTGTGGCCGTTCGCCCGCCTCGGCGCCTGGTGGCCGTACGCGAAGGAGCGGCTCACCGCCCGCCGGGCGGGCACCGCCCCCGGCACCCCCGCGCCCGTCCGTCCCCGCTCCCAGTGGCCCGCCCTGCGCGACGCCGGCCAGCACGAGGCCGCCGAGCTGCTCACCGCCGAGGTCACCGGTGACCGCATGAACGACGTCGACTGCACCCGCATCGAGCACGCCTTCGCCGCCGCCCGGCGCGGCGCCACGCTGGACGCCTTCCGCGACACCGTCCTGCGCCAGGGCGGCGCGGCCTGGACGCACCCCTCCGGAGCCCGGGACCTGCCGCGCCGCACCGCCCGCCACGACCTGCTCGCCGGTCAGGTGCGCATCGGCCGCTGGGTGGCGGCCGAGCGCGCCCCGCAGCCGTACCAGGGCGCCGGGGCGGCCCTCGGCCCGGAGGTGCTCGGCACCTCGCTGCTGGCCGTCGGCCCCTCCGGGTCCGGCAAGACCCGCGCCCTCGTCGAGCCGGTGACCGAGGCGCTCGCGCTGCAGGCGCTCGCCGGGCGCTGCGCCGTCGTCGCCGTCTCCGCCCCCGGGAGCCCGCTCGGCGCGGACGACGCCTTCGACGTGATCGTGCGGATCGGCGACCCGTCCTCGGTGCACGACCTCGACCCGTACGCCGAGTCCGACGACCCGGACGAGGCGGCCGCGATCCTCGCCGAGGCGCTGGTGGGCGACCTCGACACGGTCGGCGCGCAGGGCGCCGCCACCGCGCTGGCGCAGCTGCTCGGCCCCTTCCGGGCGGTGCACGGACGCTTCCCCTCGCTGCCGGAGCTGCGCGAGCTGCTGGAGGGCGAGGAGCGGACGCTGGCCCCGCTGCGGGAGGCGCTCACCGCGCGCGGCAACGACGTCATGCGCCGCGAGCTCGAGGCGCGCGCCCGGCAGACGGGCACGCCGGGTGACGCGGGCCGGGCCCTGGCCGACCGGCTGGCGCTGCTGAACCGCCCGGTGTTCGCCGACTTCCTCGGCGGGGGCGGTCCGGGCCGGCCGTTCTCCCTGCGGGCGGTCGCCCACCACCCCCTGCGGGTGCGGATCGACCTGCCCGAGCGCGGCCACGAGGAGGCCGGCCGGCTGATCGCCCGGCTGGTCCTCGCACAGTTCCACGCCGTCGTCCGGGAGGGCCGGCGCGCGCACTTCGCCTGTCTGGTCCTGGACGACGCGACGGGCACGGTCACCGCGGAGTCGGTGCGCCGCATCCAGCGGCTGCGTTCGCAGAACGCGGGCGTGCTGCTCGCCCTGCGCTCCATCGGCGACGTCCCCGAGGCGCTGCACGGCCCGCTCTACGGGGCGGTGGGCTGCCGCATGGCCTTCTGCGGCGTCACCACCTGGGACGGCAGCCGGTTCGCGCAGGCCTGGGGCACCGAGTGGGTGGAGACGACGGAGGTCGCCCGGCACACGGTCTTCGCCGACCAGCCGATGACCCGCGCCTTCCACGCGCTGCGCAAGCTGGTGACGGGCAAGGCGGTGACCACGGACGCGGTCACCGTGCGGCAGGTCGAACGGGAGCGGTGGTCGGCGTCGGAACTGGCGCACGCAGTGCCGCCGGGGCACGCGGTGCTGTCACTGACGACCGTCGAGGGGGAGCACGCGCCGCCGTTGCTGGTGGACCTGCGGGACTGA